The following proteins are co-located in the Vigna angularis cultivar LongXiaoDou No.4 chromosome 2, ASM1680809v1, whole genome shotgun sequence genome:
- the LOC108327843 gene encoding phosphoinositide phospholipase C 6, protein MKPDKHRGSFTKGRVRMKIESFKIKMLNFLTKREKACKAEHPLDLKEAFSKFARGGSQMNKDQLLRFIVEHQGDNISGEEDLDKIVESFLVARSCSSSSRTRSARFPDVYSKQGLTLNDFVDFLLLHDFNAALNDKVHHDMNAPMSHYFMYTGHNSYLTGNQFTSESSDEPIIEALKQGVRVIELDLWPSKSSTKDGIKVVHGRTFTTPVAVRTCLKSIKKYAFYKSDYPVILTLEDHLKPKHQDKFAEMAFEIFGEMLYCPQTESLTEFPSPESLKKRIIISTKPPKELQQSDSISKSKAGPNECETPDEEFWGLELSDSVSKPTEDKGNARDADQENINTSNNIPNKQGVLRYKHLITIHGGKTKGSIKDQLKDDTKVKRLSLSEKKLKSASESHGADLIRFTQKNILRVYPKGERVKSSNFRPHLGWMYGAQMVAFNMQGHGKSLRLMQGMFRANGGCGYVKKPEFIIRTLPHDEVFDPKKQLPVKEILRVKVYKGDGWNLDFSPTHFDRFSPPDFYTKVCIVGVPADCVKKKTKVNMDTWYPVWDEEFKFELRVPELALLRIEVKDKDKGKDDFAGQTCLPVSELRQGFRSAPLFDPKGKKLKSVKLLMRFKIETLNNSSISLI, encoded by the exons ATGAAACCAGATAAACACAGAGGCTCTTTTACCAAG GGAAGGGTGAGAATGAAAATTGAATCATTCAAGATCAAGATGTTAAATTTCTTGACCAAAAGGGAGAAAGCTTGCAAGGCAGAACATCCTTTGGACCTTAAGGAAGCCTTTTCCAAGTTTGCGAGAGGAGGGAGCCAAATGAACAAGGATCAGCTTCTTCGGTTCATTGTGGAGCACCAGGGAGATAATATCAGCGGCGAAGAGGATTTGGATAAAATAGTTGAGAGTTTTTTAGTAGCACGGAGTTGTAGTTCTAGCTCTAGAACTAGATCTGCAAGATTTCCTGATGTGTACAGTAAACAAGGGTTAACTCTCAATGACTTCGTCGATTTTCTGCTTCTGCATGATTTCAATGCCGCCTTGAATGACAAG GTTCATCATGATATGAATGCTCCCATGTCACATTATTTTATGTATACGGGACATAATTCCTATCTGACTGGGAATCAATTTACTAGTGAGAGCAGTGACGAGCCAATTATTGAGGCTTTGAAACAGGGTGTACGAGTAATTGAACTAGATTTATGGCCATCTAAATCTTCAACTAAAGATGGCATTAAAGTGGTTCATGGAAG GACTTTTACCACTCCAGTCGCCGTACGCACATGTCTAAAATCCATAAAGAAATATGCATTTTATAAATCAGATTACCCAGTAATTCTTACTTTGGAAGACCACCTAAAACCAAAACATCAGGATAAATTTGCAGAA ATGGCATTTGAAATATTTGGAGAAATGCTTTATTGTCCCCAAACAGAGTCTTTGACAGAATTCCCCTCACCAGAATCGTTGAAAAAACGGATAATTATATCAACCAAACCACCAAAGGAATTGCAGCAATCTGATAGTATCAGCAAAAGCAAAGCTGGGCCAAATGAATGTGAAACCCCTGACGAAGAATTTTGGGGACTGGAATTGTCAGATTCTGTGTCTAAACCAACTGAGGACAAG GGGAATGCACGTGATGCAGATCAGGAAAATATAAACACAAGCAATAACATTCCAAACAAACAAGGTGTATTGCGATACAAACACTTGATCACAATCCATGGTGGGAAAACAAAAGGTTCCATCAAGGATCAACTAAAAGATGATACTAAAGTTAAACGGCTGAGTTTGAGTGAGAAGAAACTAAAAAGTGCTTCTGAGTCTCATGGAGCCGACCTTATTAG GTTCACACAGAAAAATATCCTCAGGGTTTATCCTAAAGGAGAACGTGTCAAATCCTCAAATTTCAGGCCACATTTAGGGTGGATGTATGGAGCTCAGATGGTTGCATTCAATATGCAG GGGCATGGAAAATCACTCCGGTTGATGCAGGGAATGTTCAGAGCAAATGGAGGGTGTGGTTATGTTAAAAAGCCTGAATTTATAATCCGAACACTTCCACATGACGAGGTGTTTGATCCTAAAAAACAACTGCCAGTGAAGGAGATCTTAAGA GTAAAAGTCTACAAAGGAGATGGTTGGAATTTAGATTTCAGTCCAACACACTTTGATCGATTCTCTCCACCAGACTTTTACACAAAG GTGTGCATTGTTGGAGTGCCAGCTGATTGtgtgaagaagaaaacaaaagtaaatatggaCACATGGTATCCTGTTTGGGATGAAGAGTTTAAATTCGAATTGAGGGTTCCTGAGCTTGCTTTACTTCGGATAGAAGTGAAGGACAAAGATAAGGGAAAAGATGACTTTGCAGGACAAACTTGTTTGCCAGTATCAGAGCTCAGGCAGGGATTCCGGTCAGCCCCTCTGTTTGACCCCAAGGGAAAGAAATTGAAATCTGTGAAACTTCTAATGCGCTTCAAGATTGAAACTTTAAATAACTCGTCGATATcactcatttaa
- the LOC108326859 gene encoding phosphoinositide phospholipase C 6, with the protein MATHNYKVFSCFNRKFTVTEPEPPPDVQKAFSEFSQGASSMSADHLLRFLAEHQGEVDCTVSDSEQILQQSRKEDGETGFDLHYFFHFLQDSDLNVPLKSQVHHDMNAPISHYFIYTGHNSYLTGNQLSSDCSDVPIIKALQRGVRVIELDLWPNSDKDDIDVVHGRTLTTPVSLLQCLKSIKEYAFVKSQYPLVITLEDHLTPDLQAKVAKMASQVFGELLYYPQTDSLTEFPSPESLKGRILISTKPPKEFLESSEKESADEVSSLRENANEQRTDNESAPEYKRLITIHAGKPKGEIQDELKAAGKVRRLSLSEQALEKASESYGADIVRFTHNNILRVYPKGTRLTSSNYKPHIGWTYGAQMVAFNMQGHGKSLWYMQGMFRSNGGCGYVKKPDFLIQKGPHDEVFDPKIALPVKQTLKVKVYLGKGWSLDFSPSDFDSYSPPDFYVKICIVGVPADMVKKKTSVISNNWFPVWNEEFDFPLTVPELALLRIEVREEDKHQKDDFGGQTCLPVSELKSGFRSVPLYDEKGDKYKSVKLLMRFQFR; encoded by the exons ATGGCCACTCACAACTACAAAGTATTTAGCTGCTTCAACAGAAAGTTCACCGTCACCGAACCGGAACCACCGCCCGACGTCCAAAAAGCCTTTTCTGAATTCTCCCAAGGCGCCTCCTCCATGTCCGCCGACCACCTGCTCCGGTTCCTGGCGGAGCATCAGGGCGAAGTGGACTGCACCGTTTCCGATTCCGAGCAGATCCTCCAGCAATCGAGGAAAGAGGACGGGGAAACTGGATTCGATCTCCACtacttcttccatttcctgCAAGACAGCGATTTGAACGTCCCCTTGAAATCTCAG GTCCATCATGATATGAATGCTCCAATATCACATTATTTCATATACACTGGGCACAATTCCTATCTGACAGGGAATCAACTGAGCAGTGACTGCAGTGATGTGCCAATCATAAAGGCTTTGCAACGAGGTGTGCGAGTAATTGAACTAGATTTATGGCCAAATTCAGATAAAGATGATATCGATGTAGTTCATGGAAG GACTCTTACCACTCCTGTCTCACTCCTCCAATGTTTGAAGTCCATAAAAGAGTATGCCTTTGTTAAATCTCAGTACCCACTCGTTATAACTTTAGAAGATCACCTTACTCCAGATCTTCAAGCCAAAGTTGCAAAG ATGGCCTCCCAAGTATTTGGAGAATTGCTTTATTATCCTCAGACAGATTCCCTGACGGAATTCCCTTCACCAGAATCATTGAAAGGTCGAATTCTTATATCAACAAAACCACCAAAAGAATTTCTTGAATCCAGTGAAAAGGAATCAGCTGACGAGGTTTCCTCATTGCGAGAAAATGCTAATGAACAAAGAACGGATAATGAG AGTGCACCTGAGTACAAACGCTTGATTACAATCCATGCTGGGAAACCGAAGGGTGAAATACAGGATGAATTAAAAGCTGCTGGTAAAGTTAGGCGCTTAAGCTTGAGTGAGCAAGCACTTGAAAAGGCTTCTGAATCTTATGGAGCTGATATAGTCAG ATTTACGCACAACAATATTCTCAGAGTGTACCCAAAAGGAACACGTCTCACCTCCTCAAATTACAAACCACACATAGGGTGGACGTACGGAGCTCAGATGGTTGCGTTTAACATGCAG GGGCATGGTAAATCACTTTGGTATATGCAAGGAATGTTTAGATCAAATGGTGGGTGCGGTTATGTGAAAAAGCCTGACTTTCTAATTCAAAAAGGTCCGCATGATGAGGTTTTTGATCCTAAAATAGCATTGCCAGTGAAACAAACATTAAAG GTAAAAGTCTACCTGGGAAAAGGTTGGAGCTTAGATTTCAGCCCATCAGACTTTGATAGTTACTCACCACCAGACTTTTATGTTAAG ATTTGTATCGTTGGAGTTCCGGCTGATATGGTCAAGAAGAAAACAAGTGTAATTTCAAATAATTGGTTTCCTGTATGGAACGAAGAGTTTGATTTCCCTTTGACTGTTCCAGAGCTGGCCTTGCTCCGCATAGAAGTTCGAGAAGAAGATAAGCATCAAAAGGATGATTTCGGTGGACAGACGTGTTTGCCAGTCTCAGAACTGAAATCTGGATTCCGATCTGTCCCTCTGTATGATGAAAAGGGTGACAAATATAAATCTGTGAAGCTTTTAATGCGATTTCAGTTTAGATGA
- the LOC108329771 gene encoding phosphoinositide phospholipase C 2 isoform X1 produces MTKQTYSFCFCFRRRFSLPVSEAPPEIRTLFDRYSDENGIMTASHVRSFLVEVQKEKIVTEEEAQAIVDGHKHLSIFHRRGLNLESFFNYLFSSNNNPPLSPSLGVHQDMSSPLSHYFIYTGHNSYLTGNQLSSDCSDLPIINALQKGVRVIELDIWPNESKDDVDVLHGRTLTSPVALVKCLRSIKQYAFVASEYPVVITLEDHLTPDLQAKVAEMVTQTFGDILFSPGSESLKEFPSPKSLKRRIIISTKPPKEYIEAKEVQEKGEGSQKEKPVDDEEAWGKEVPSLRGGTISDHKNIEDEDDLDNEDDTDEAEYSRQNASDEYRRLIAIHAGKPKGGLTECLKVDPDTVKRLSLSELQLEKAAETHGKEIIRFTQRNILRVYPKGTRIASTNYNPLIGWMHGAQMVAFNMQGYGRSLWLMQGMFKANGGCGYVKKPDFLLKTGLNNEVFDPKARLPVKKTLKATIYMGEGWYHDFKHTHFDQYSPPDFYARVGIAGVPHDTVMKKTKSVEDNWSPSWNEVFEFPLSVPELALLRVEVHEYDMSEKDDFGGQTCLPVWELRSGIRAVPLYSRKGEKYHNVKLLMRFEFI; encoded by the exons ATGACCAAACAGACTTACAGCTTTTGCTTCTGCTTCCGCCGCCGCTTCAGTCTCCCCGTGTCGGAGGCCCCTCCGGAGATAAGGACCCTTTTCGACCGTTATTCCGATGAGAATGGAATCATGACAGCCTCTCACGTCCGCAGTTTCCTGGTTGAGGTGCAGAAGGAGAAGATTGTCACTGAGGAGGAAGCACAGGCCATCGTCGATGGCCACAAGCATCTCAGCATCTTTCACAGGAGGGGTCTCAATCTTGAGAGTTTCTTCAACTATCTCTTCAGTAGCAATAATAATCCACCTCTCTCGCCTTCTCTTGGG GTGCACCAAGATATGTCTTCACCGTTGTCTCATTACTTCATTTATACTGGTCATAATTCCTATCTAACTGGGAACCAACTTAGCAGTGACTGCAGTGACCTCCCCATCATCAATGCACTGCAGAAGGGTGTAAGGGTGATTGAATTAGATATATGGCCTAATGAATCAAAGGATGATGTGGATGTTCTTCATGGAAG GACATTGACATCTCCTGTGGCACTCGTCAAATGTTTGAGGTCTATTAAGCAGTATGCTTTTGTTGCCTCAGAATATCCAGTTGTAATAACCTTAGAAGACCACCTTACTCCCGATCTTCAGGCCAAAGTGGCTGAG ATGGTTACTCAAACATTTGGAGACATACTATTTTCTCCTGGTTCTGAAAGCTTGAAGGAATTTCCTTCTCCTAAATCGCTTAAAAGGAGGATTATCATATCAACCAAACCACCTAAGGAGTACATTGAGGCAAAAGAAGTTCAGGAAAAGGGGGAGGGATCACAAAAGGAAAAGCCTGTAGATGATGAAGAAGCATGGGGGAAAGAAGTCCCTAGTTTGAGAGGTGGCACTATTTCTGATCACAAG AACATCGAGGATGAGGATGATCTTGACAATGAAGATGATACTGATGAAGCAGAATATTCACGTCAAAATGCATCAGACGAATACAGACGTTTAATTGCCATTCATGCTGGGAAGCCTAAAGGTGGATTAACGGAATGCCTCAAAGTGGATCCCGATACAGTGAAACGTCTAAGTTTAAGTGAGCTACAACTTGAAAAGGCCGCTGAAACTCATGGCAAGGAAATCATAAG GTTTACTCAGCGGAATATACTGAGAGTGTATCCAAAAGGCACTCGTATTGCCTCAACAAATTATAACCCATTGATCGGGTGGATGCATGGAGCCCAGATGGTTGCATTCAACATGCAG GGATACGGTAGGTCTCTCTGGTTGATGCAGGGAATGTTCAAAGCGAATGGGGGATGTGGTTATGTTAAGAAACCAGATTTTCTGTTAAAGACTGGTCTTAATAATGAGGTCTTTGATCCTAAAGCTCGTTTGCCAGTGAAGAAAACTTTGAAA GCGACCATATACATGGGGGAAGGATGGTATCATGATTTCAAGCACACGCACTTTGATCAATACTCACCCCCTGACTTCTATGCAAGA GTGGGGATTGCTGGAGTCCCTCATGATACTGTTATGAAAAAAACAAAGAGCGTGGAGGATAATTGGTCTCCATCATGGAATGAGGTATTTGAGTTTCCACTTTCTGTTCCAGAACTGGCTCTGCTTCGTGTAGAAGTTCATGAGTATGACATGTCTGAGAAGGATGACTTTGGTGGCCAAACGTGCTTACCTGTGTGGGAACTGAGAAGTGGAATTCGCGCAGTTCCATTATATTCCCGTAAAGGAGAAAAGTACCACAATGTGAAGCTTCTGATGCGCTTTGAATTCATTTGA
- the LOC108329771 gene encoding phosphoinositide phospholipase C 2 isoform X2, with amino-acid sequence MTKQTYSFCFCFRRRFSLPVSEAPPEIRTLFDRYSDENGIMTASHVRSFLVEVQKEKIVTEEEAQAIVDGHKHLSIFHRRGLNLESFFNYLFSSNNNPPLSPSLGVHQDMSSPLSHYFIYTGHNSYLTGNQLSSDCSDLPIINALQKGVRVIELDIWPNESKDDVDVLHGRTLTSPVALVKCLRSIKQYAFVASEYPVVITLEDHLTPDLQAKVAEMVTQTFGDILFSPGSESLKEFPSPKSLKRRIIISTKPPKEYIEAKEVQEKGEGSQKEKPVDDEEAWGKEVPSLRGGTISDHKNIEDEDDLDNEDDTDEAEYSRQNASDEYRRLIAIHAGKPKGGLTECLKVDPDTVKRLSLSELQLEKAAETHGKEIIRFTQRNILRVYPKGTRIASTNYNPLIGWMHGAQMVAFNMQATIYMGEGWYHDFKHTHFDQYSPPDFYARVGIAGVPHDTVMKKTKSVEDNWSPSWNEVFEFPLSVPELALLRVEVHEYDMSEKDDFGGQTCLPVWELRSGIRAVPLYSRKGEKYHNVKLLMRFEFI; translated from the exons ATGACCAAACAGACTTACAGCTTTTGCTTCTGCTTCCGCCGCCGCTTCAGTCTCCCCGTGTCGGAGGCCCCTCCGGAGATAAGGACCCTTTTCGACCGTTATTCCGATGAGAATGGAATCATGACAGCCTCTCACGTCCGCAGTTTCCTGGTTGAGGTGCAGAAGGAGAAGATTGTCACTGAGGAGGAAGCACAGGCCATCGTCGATGGCCACAAGCATCTCAGCATCTTTCACAGGAGGGGTCTCAATCTTGAGAGTTTCTTCAACTATCTCTTCAGTAGCAATAATAATCCACCTCTCTCGCCTTCTCTTGGG GTGCACCAAGATATGTCTTCACCGTTGTCTCATTACTTCATTTATACTGGTCATAATTCCTATCTAACTGGGAACCAACTTAGCAGTGACTGCAGTGACCTCCCCATCATCAATGCACTGCAGAAGGGTGTAAGGGTGATTGAATTAGATATATGGCCTAATGAATCAAAGGATGATGTGGATGTTCTTCATGGAAG GACATTGACATCTCCTGTGGCACTCGTCAAATGTTTGAGGTCTATTAAGCAGTATGCTTTTGTTGCCTCAGAATATCCAGTTGTAATAACCTTAGAAGACCACCTTACTCCCGATCTTCAGGCCAAAGTGGCTGAG ATGGTTACTCAAACATTTGGAGACATACTATTTTCTCCTGGTTCTGAAAGCTTGAAGGAATTTCCTTCTCCTAAATCGCTTAAAAGGAGGATTATCATATCAACCAAACCACCTAAGGAGTACATTGAGGCAAAAGAAGTTCAGGAAAAGGGGGAGGGATCACAAAAGGAAAAGCCTGTAGATGATGAAGAAGCATGGGGGAAAGAAGTCCCTAGTTTGAGAGGTGGCACTATTTCTGATCACAAG AACATCGAGGATGAGGATGATCTTGACAATGAAGATGATACTGATGAAGCAGAATATTCACGTCAAAATGCATCAGACGAATACAGACGTTTAATTGCCATTCATGCTGGGAAGCCTAAAGGTGGATTAACGGAATGCCTCAAAGTGGATCCCGATACAGTGAAACGTCTAAGTTTAAGTGAGCTACAACTTGAAAAGGCCGCTGAAACTCATGGCAAGGAAATCATAAG GTTTACTCAGCGGAATATACTGAGAGTGTATCCAAAAGGCACTCGTATTGCCTCAACAAATTATAACCCATTGATCGGGTGGATGCATGGAGCCCAGATGGTTGCATTCAACATGCAG GCGACCATATACATGGGGGAAGGATGGTATCATGATTTCAAGCACACGCACTTTGATCAATACTCACCCCCTGACTTCTATGCAAGA GTGGGGATTGCTGGAGTCCCTCATGATACTGTTATGAAAAAAACAAAGAGCGTGGAGGATAATTGGTCTCCATCATGGAATGAGGTATTTGAGTTTCCACTTTCTGTTCCAGAACTGGCTCTGCTTCGTGTAGAAGTTCATGAGTATGACATGTCTGAGAAGGATGACTTTGGTGGCCAAACGTGCTTACCTGTGTGGGAACTGAGAAGTGGAATTCGCGCAGTTCCATTATATTCCCGTAAAGGAGAAAAGTACCACAATGTGAAGCTTCTGATGCGCTTTGAATTCATTTGA
- the LOC108329397 gene encoding NF-X1-type zinc finger protein NFXL2 yields MTSAWTLPHSHPSPPPPTVLSDSDSDADGLSSGTEAHRHSDLSDSIFKPYLEFSGHSGADLSKIQSFLTSSSAGALSCLICLERIKPSDPTWSCSSLCFAVFHLICIQSWARQASDLAAARAATRLPISTATASDTALWNCPKCRSEYPKSLIPKMYLCFCGKVENPPNDPWVLPHSCGEVCGRPLKHNCGHHCLLLCHPGPCPSCPKLVKVRCFCGCIEDVRRCGFKEFSCNNPCSKVLDCGVHHCTEVCHRGACPPCRTRGVYACQCGKVKEEKECCDRVFQCDHPCEKRLSCGKHVCERGCHSGECGECPLKGKRTCPCGKRIYEGMPCDASVQLCGATCDKMLPCGYHRCPERCHRGQCVETCRVVVKKSCRCGSLKKEVPCYQDLACERKCQRMRDCGRHACKRRCCDGDCPSCSEICGRRLRCKNHKCPSPCHRGPCAPCPIMVTISCACGETRFEVPCGTEMDQKPPRCPKPCPVSPLCRHASNCKPHKCHYGACHPCRLPCAKEYQCSHTCKLRCHGPKPPPKPEFTLKPKKKKIIQQSEGVPGTPCPPCPELVWRSCVGQHIGADRMMVCSDKSQFSCENLCGNPLPCGNHYCTKTCHALDSQLRGSEPCEDCYLRCQKEREPACPHNCPRSCHPGDCPPCKVLIKRSCHCGAMVHVFECIYYNSLSAKDQETVRSCGGPCHRKLPNCTHLCPETCHPGECTNAEKCCKKVTVRCKCQTLKKEWVCQDVQAAYHLMGCHPRDTPKNQFGIGLIPCNSDCKSKVQVVESELQLRKSRVTEVQDQDAEKSVRKRRKRRERVLESKETSKLQKIISGAKRFLLFVFILIILVAATYYCYKGLLRLSDWMNEVDEQRQRYSRIK; encoded by the exons ATGACATCAGCCTGGACTCTTCCCCACTCTCATCCTTCCCCGCCGCCGCCAACCGTACTCTCGGACTCTGATTCCGACGCAGACGGCCTTTCCTCCGGCACGGAGGCACACCGCCACTCCGACCTCTCCGACTCCATATTCAAGCCATACCTCGAATTCTCCGGCCACTCCGGCGCCGACCTTTCGAAGATCCAATCATTCCTGACGTCCTCCTCCGCCGGTGCTCTCTCGTGCCTCATCTGCCTCGAACGGATCAAACCCTCGGATCCCACTTGGTCATGCTCCTCCCTCTGCTTTGCCGTCTTCCACCTCATCTGCATCCAGAGCTGGGCCCGCCAGGCATCAGACCTCGCCGCCGCACGCGCTGCCACTCGCCTCCCCATCTCCACCGCCACGGCCTCCGACACGGCCCTCTGGAACTGCCCCAAATGCAGATCGGAGTACCCCAAATCTCTCATTCCCAAAATGTATCTCTGCTTCTGCGGGAAGGTGGAGAACCCTCCCAACGATCCGTGGGTTTTGCCACACTCTTGCGGTGAGGTTTGCGGAAGACCCTTGAAGCACAATTGCGGGCACCATTGCTTGTTACTGTGCCATCCCGGGCCGTGCCCCTCTTGCCCCAAACTCGTTAAAGTAAGATGCTTTTGCGGGTGCATTGAAGATGTTCGACGATGTGGATTCAAGGAATTTTCATGTAATAATCCGTGTTCCAAGGTTTTGGATTGTGGGGTTCACCATTGCACCGAGGTTTGCCATCGTGGTGCTTGCCCTCCTTGCCGGACACGTGGCGTGTATGCTTGCCAGTGTGGGAAGGTGAAAGAGGAGAAGGAGTGTTGTGATCGTGTTTTTCAGTGCGATCATCCGTGTGAGAAGAGGCTTAGCTGTGGGAAACATGTTTGTGAGAGAGGGTGTCATTCAGGGGAGTGTGGTGAGTGTCCCCTCAAGGGGAAGAGAACATGCCCTTGTGGGAAAAGGATTTATGAAGGAATGCCGTGTGATGCTTCTGTACAGCTTTGTGGGGCTACCTGTGATAAGATGTTGCCCTGTGGCTACCACAGGTGCCCAGAGCGGTGCCACCGTGGACAGTGCGTTGAGACTTGTAGGGTTGTTGTGAAGAAGTCCTGTCGATGCGGGAGCCTCAAGAAAGAA GTTCCTTGCTATCAAGATTTGGCATGTGAAAGGAAGTGCCAGAGGATGCGTGACTGTGGTCGGCATGCTTGCAAGCGGCGCTGCTGTGATGGGGATTGCCCTTCCTGCTCAGAG ATATGCGGAAGGAGGCTTCGATGTAAGAACCATAAATGCCCTTCTCCATGCCATAG AGGTCCTTGTGCTCCTTGCCCGATAATGGTGACAATTTCATGTGCATGTGGAGAGACACGATTTGAG GTTCCTTGTGGTACGGAAATGGACCAAAAACCTCCTAGATGTCCCAAACCATGTCCTGTCAGTCCTTTATGTCGACATGCATCAAATTGCAAG CCGCATAAATGCCATTATGGAGCCTGCCATCCTTGTCGGCTACCTTGTGCCAAAGAGTACCAATGTAGCCATACATGCAAATTAAG GTGTCATGGTCCTAAGCCTCCTCCTAAACCAGAGTTTACTCTgaaaccaaagaaaaagaagattatACAACAAAGTGAAGGTGTTCCTGGCACTCCATGCCCTCCTTGCCCTGAACTTGTGTGGAGATCATGTGTTGGACAACACATTGGAGCTGACAGAATG ATGGTTTGCTCTGATAAATCACAGTTCTCCTGTGAAAATTTATGTGGTAATCCTCTACCATGTGGCAATCATTATTGTACAAAAACCTGCCATGCCTTGGATAGCCAATTACGAGGAAGTGAACCATGTGAAGATTGTTATCTTCGTTGCCAGAAG GAAAGAGAGCCTGCATGTCCACACAATTGCCCTCGGTCATGCCATCCTGGAGACTGTCCTCCATGCAAGGTGCTCATTAAGCGGTCATGTCACTGTGGTGCAATGGTTCATGTGTTTGAGTGTATATATTACAATAGTTTGTCTGCAAAGGATCAAGAGACTGTCCGTTCATGTGGTGGGCCATGTCATAG AAAGTTGCCAAATTGCACGCATCTATGCCCAGAGACATGCCATCCCGGTGAGTGCACAAATGCAGAGAAATGCTGTAAAAAG GTCACAGTTCGTTGCAAATGCCAAACACTGAAAAAGGAGTGGGTTTGTCAAGATGTTCAAGCAGCGTATCATCTTATGGGTTGCCATCCAAGGGATACACcaaaaaatcaatttggaatTGGACTAATTCCTTGCAATTCTGATTGTAAGAGTAAAGTGCAGGTTGTTGAGTCAGAACTACAATTGCGTAAATCTAGGGTTACTGAG GTACAAGATCAAGATGCAGAAAAATCAGTTCGAAAgcgaagaaaaaggagagaacGGGTTCTTGAATCCAAAGAAACATCAAAACTTCAG AAAATAATTTCCGGAGCGAAGCGGTTTCTTCTGTTTGTGTTTATATTGATCATTCTTGTTGCTGCTACATATTATTGCTACAAGGGACTTTTACGGCTCTCTGATTGGATGAATGAAGTGGATGAACAAAGACAAAGATATTCTCGAATCAAATGA
- the LOC108328975 gene encoding putative serine/threonine-protein kinase-like protein CCR3, which yields MADITVDARSFSWAVDSAIASESASDMGESRVRSFASVVDSAIRSSSATEADFETSPISCFAFASAVTQRIVAARLSQAVSDGIGYVHTRLFTLAELKAATNNFSLHNKIFGAGSISVVHKGKLFDGREVAIKRAETSSKMKEFQELFGYLSLLPCLQHNHLVGLVGFCKEKDKRFLVYEYMKNGALYDHLHDKNNVDKESSVLNSWRMRIKIALDASRGIEHLHKYVVPTIIHRDIKSSNILLDANWTARVSGYESSCFMSPEAEYVYTGMFTAKSDVYGLGVVLLELLTGKKTTFKYGTYRCTRMVNTARHVILDGKMVNILDPRVGAPHGNEEAEALELVAHTAVNCVNLNRKDRPTMTEVVANLETALSLANDNRKTDHLHYL from the coding sequence ATGGCTGATATCACAGTAGACGCAAGGAGTTTTAGTTGGGCAGTGGACAGTGCCATAGCGAGTGAGAGTGCGTCAGATATGGGAGAATCTCGTGTCCGCAGTTTTGCTTCGGTAGTGGACAGTGCCATAAGGAGTAGCAGTGCTACTGAAGCGGATTTTGAAACATCCCCTATCAGTtgttttgcttttgcttctgcGGTGACCCAAAGAATTGTTGCTGCACGACTATCACAAGCAGTGTCGGATGGGATAGGATATGTTCATACACGATTATTCACCCTAGCTGAGCTTAAAGCGGCCACCAACAATTTCTCACTTCACAACAAGATTTTTGGTGCTGGAAGCATTAGTGTTGTGCACAAAGGTAAACTCTTTGATGGTCGTGAGGTGGCTATCAAAAGGGCTGAAACCAGTTCTAAGATGAAGGAGTTTCAAGAGTTATTTGGCTATTTATCCCTTTTGCCCTGCCTACAGCATAATCACTTGGTTGGGCTAGTTGGGTTCTGTAAAGAGAAAGATAAAAGGTTCTTGGTGTATGAGTACATGAAGAATGGGGCGTTATATGATCATTTGCATGACAAAAACAATGTGGACAAGGAGAGCAGTGTATTGAATTCTTGGAGAATGAGGATCAAGATTGCTTTGGATGCTTCCCGGGGAATCGAACACCTTCATAAATATGTAGTTCCAACTATTATTCACAGGGATATCAAGTCTTCTAACATTCTTCTTGATGCTAATTGGACGGCAAGAGTATCTGGTTATGAATCGTCGTGTTTCATGAGTCCAGAAGCTGAGTATGTTTACACGGGTATGTTTACCGCAAAGAGTGATGTGTACGGGCTTGGAGTTGTGCTGCTTGAACTTTTAACAGGAAAGAAAACTACATTCAAGTATGGGACATATAGGTGCACACGTATGGTGAACACTGCACGACATGTTATTTTGGATGGGAAAATGGTGAACATTTTGGATCCAAGGGTTGGAGCACCCCATGGAAATGAAGAAGCAGAGGCACTGGAATTAGTGGCTCATACAGCGGTCAATTGTGTAAATTTGAACAGAAAAGATAGGCCAACTATGACAGAGGTAGTGGCCAATTTGGAGACAGCTTTATCACTTGCCAATGATAACAGAAAAACAGACCATTTGCACTATTTAtga